In Saccopteryx leptura isolate mSacLep1 chromosome 12, mSacLep1_pri_phased_curated, whole genome shotgun sequence, a genomic segment contains:
- the FAM237B gene encoding protein FAM237B: MAFATRRWFCLQLGCMVLVNLTHADFEFQKGVLASVSPGIREDIDLQCWNACSLTLIDLKELKIQHNVDAFWNFMLFLQKSQRPRHYHVFLSIAQDFWDMYVDCLLSRSHGMGRRQVIPPKYNFPQKIIRGNLNV, translated from the coding sequence ATGGCTTTTGCCACAAGAAGATGGTTCTGCCTACAACTGGGGTGCATGGTGCTGGTCAATCTGACTCATGCGGATTTTGAATTTCAGAAGGGAGTGCTTGCCAGTGTCAGCCCAGGGATCAGGGAAGACATTGACCTCCAGTGCTGGAATGCGTGCTCTTTGACACTGATAGATCTCAAGGAACTCAAGATACAGCACAATGTGGATGCTTTCTGGAATTTCATGTTGTTCTTGCAGAAATCCCAGCGACCTAGACATTACCATGTCTTCTTAAGCATAGCTCAGGATTTCTGGGACATGTACGTAGATTGCTTGCTTTCAAGATCACATGGAATGGGCAGAAGACAGGTGATACCTCCCAAGTATAATTTCCCACAAAAGATAATAAGAggtaatttaaatgtttaa